In one Mucilaginibacter ginsenosidivorax genomic region, the following are encoded:
- a CDS encoding SGNH/GDSL hydrolase family protein — MTKILIIADSNGMPRNEITYEETWVYKLITSLPALHFIDRSRRASTVERLITEGGDVVNVKQGADLLEYYNPDVVILQLGIVDCSPRYVNNRNVFVKILNQMPNKVQSFFYRFIKKYTTRNPNYAFVRADKFKKILEQFILRAAAISTKVLAITIAPVTEEFVRKSPHIRKSIASYNNIYKELSSKFPGFFIVDPFDESVDIEFIALDEFHVNNEGHSLIYNNVKTALVELV, encoded by the coding sequence ATGACCAAAATTCTGATAATTGCCGACTCAAATGGGATGCCGCGTAATGAGATCACTTACGAAGAAACCTGGGTTTATAAATTAATTACATCGTTGCCTGCACTGCATTTTATTGATCGCAGCAGGAGAGCCTCCACTGTTGAAAGACTTATTACTGAAGGCGGCGATGTTGTTAACGTAAAACAAGGTGCAGACTTACTTGAATATTACAATCCCGACGTTGTTATTTTGCAATTAGGCATTGTTGACTGCTCGCCGAGGTATGTTAACAACAGAAATGTTTTTGTAAAAATATTGAACCAGATGCCTAATAAAGTTCAATCCTTTTTTTACCGTTTCATAAAGAAGTATACCACACGTAATCCTAATTATGCTTTTGTGCGGGCCGATAAATTTAAAAAAATATTGGAGCAGTTCATCTTAAGGGCGGCGGCAATAAGTACCAAAGTATTAGCAATTACCATCGCACCGGTTACAGAAGAATTTGTAAGAAAAAGCCCGCACATAAGAAAGAGCATCGCTTCATATAATAATATATATAAAGAGTTAAGCTCAAAGTTCCCCGGTTTTTTTATTGTTGATCCTTTTGATGAGAGCGTAGATATCGAATTTATAGCGTTGGACGAGTTTCACGTAAATAATGAAGGGCATTCACTTATATACAATAATGTTAAAACTGCCCTGGTGGAATTGGTTTAA
- a CDS encoding CatB-related O-acetyltransferase, which yields MKQTYFKSKARWLKNVTLQKGVQLDSKTKFGGNNAVYQGSRVRSSFIGYGTYIANNSAVFRSDIGKYCAIGDNVSISLGLHPSKEYVSIHPAFFSIYKQAGFTYVNEQRFSEHNYLKDSAYCVKIGNDVWIGNNVLIFDGVTVGDGAIIGAGAIVTKSVEPYSIVLGAPAKHVRYRFTAEEIEKLLKLKWWDKDPEWLKANSLSFKNIKQFLNENEL from the coding sequence ATGAAGCAGACTTATTTTAAAAGTAAGGCGCGCTGGTTGAAGAATGTTACTTTGCAAAAAGGGGTTCAATTGGATAGCAAAACGAAATTCGGTGGTAATAACGCAGTATACCAAGGGTCAAGGGTGAGAAGCAGCTTTATAGGGTATGGTACTTACATTGCAAATAATTCTGCCGTATTCAGGTCAGATATAGGGAAGTATTGTGCAATAGGGGATAACGTGAGCATTTCATTGGGGCTGCATCCCTCGAAAGAATATGTGTCCATACATCCTGCATTTTTTTCTATTTATAAACAGGCAGGCTTTACTTACGTTAATGAGCAACGTTTTAGCGAACATAATTATTTGAAAGACAGTGCCTATTGCGTTAAGATAGGTAATGATGTTTGGATTGGAAATAATGTTTTGATATTTGATGGAGTTACTGTTGGTGACGGAGCTATAATAGGCGCCGGAGCTATTGTTACCAAGTCGGTCGAACCTTATAGTATAGTATTAGGTGCGCCTGCAAAGCACGTACGTTATAGGTTTACAGCCGAGGAGATTGAAAAATTACTGAAGTTAAAGTGGTGGGATAAAGATCCTGAATGGCTAAAGGCAAATAGCCTGTCATTTAAGAACATTAAGCAATTTTTAAATGAAAATGAGTTATAG
- a CDS encoding WecB/TagA/CpsF family glycosyltransferase: MTSNKRFLISIPISKGTYKECIKSIVELGTKKVSSYVCVANVHMLVEAHQDTDFANVVKNADIITPDGMPLAKAIKSLYGIKQERIAGMDLLPDLLKKAEQDNLGVYFYGGTTEMLDNTKSYLSINYPALRISGVYSPPFRSLSAKEEAEVAKKINDAAPSIVFVVLGCPKQEKWMSAMKGKIDAVMIGVGGALPVLVGMQKRAPGWMQKNSLEWLFRLCQEPNRLFKRYFVTNTIFLILYYRALLNKFLNKSYYNS; this comes from the coding sequence ATGACCTCAAATAAGAGATTCTTGATATCAATACCTATTTCTAAAGGCACTTATAAAGAGTGCATTAAGTCGATAGTTGAGCTGGGCACAAAAAAAGTTTCATCTTATGTATGTGTAGCAAACGTGCATATGCTTGTAGAGGCTCATCAGGATACTGATTTTGCAAATGTTGTTAAAAACGCAGATATAATTACTCCCGATGGAATGCCCTTAGCAAAGGCAATAAAATCTTTATATGGAATAAAGCAGGAGCGCATTGCCGGGATGGATTTACTGCCTGACTTATTAAAAAAAGCTGAACAAGACAATTTAGGCGTGTATTTTTACGGTGGCACTACAGAAATGCTCGATAACACGAAATCTTACCTAAGTATTAATTATCCGGCGTTAAGAATTTCGGGCGTTTACTCCCCGCCGTTCCGAAGCTTGTCGGCCAAGGAGGAAGCTGAAGTGGCAAAAAAAATCAATGACGCGGCCCCTTCAATAGTATTTGTTGTACTTGGATGCCCGAAACAAGAAAAATGGATGAGTGCTATGAAGGGTAAAATTGATGCAGTTATGATAGGAGTTGGAGGTGCCCTGCCAGTTTTAGTAGGTATGCAAAAACGTGCCCCTGGATGGATGCAAAAGAATAGTTTAGAGTGGCTTTTTCGTTTATGTCAAGAGCCTAATCGTCTGTTCAAAAGGTATTTTGTAACGAACACTATTTTTTTAATTTTATATTATAGGGCATTATTAAATAAATTTCTCAATAAATCATACTACAATTCATGA
- a CDS encoding glycosyltransferase family 4 protein, with protein sequence MLENEFDDVQFFHVRMNFSREMNERGKLSFHKIFHILSIIKQTYILKFRHKIQVLYYPPSNAPTVSILRDVVFLLCTRLLFKKTIFHFHAAGISEVIPKMPFLFRALTLLALKKPDLAISSSAFNPNDGKFLKAKKTAIVPLGIPDDYVDIINNAGAKTNEEINVLFVGLLNSTKGEGFLLEAIYKLHQRGHRVRLQIAGKFETDDYKNAFFEKISEFNLDSYVEYLGVITGEKKTQAFLNADIFCFPSFFISESFGLVLLEAMEFKLPIVATRWRGIQSIVEENQNGYLVDIRNSDQLAERILLLVSDPELLKQMGDKSRELFIEKYTLERYINALNMSFKELIKL encoded by the coding sequence ATGCTTGAAAACGAGTTTGATGATGTGCAGTTTTTTCACGTTAGAATGAATTTTTCGAGGGAAATGAACGAGCGCGGCAAGCTTTCGTTTCATAAAATATTTCATATTTTATCAATTATAAAACAAACTTACATTTTAAAATTCCGGCACAAAATTCAGGTTCTGTACTATCCTCCCTCTAACGCGCCTACAGTGAGCATATTGCGTGATGTGGTGTTTCTGCTATGCACCAGGTTATTATTTAAAAAAACGATATTTCATTTTCATGCTGCGGGTATAAGCGAGGTGATACCCAAAATGCCCTTTCTATTTAGAGCCCTTACTTTACTTGCACTAAAAAAACCTGATTTAGCCATTAGCAGTTCTGCGTTTAATCCAAATGACGGGAAGTTTCTGAAAGCAAAAAAAACTGCAATAGTCCCGCTTGGTATCCCCGATGATTATGTTGATATTATAAACAATGCCGGCGCCAAAACTAACGAAGAGATCAACGTGCTTTTTGTTGGTTTATTAAATTCCACAAAAGGTGAAGGGTTTTTATTAGAAGCGATATATAAATTACATCAGCGCGGGCACCGTGTAAGACTGCAGATTGCCGGAAAGTTTGAAACAGATGATTATAAAAATGCTTTTTTTGAAAAAATAAGTGAATTTAATTTAGATAGTTACGTAGAGTATCTCGGCGTAATAACCGGGGAAAAGAAAACGCAGGCTTTTTTGAATGCTGATATCTTTTGCTTCCCAAGTTTCTTTATTTCGGAGTCATTCGGATTGGTGTTACTTGAGGCGATGGAATTTAAATTACCTATTGTTGCTACCCGCTGGCGGGGTATACAAAGTATTGTTGAAGAAAACCAAAATGGGTACTTGGTAGATATTAGAAATTCTGACCAACTGGCGGAAAGAATCCTTTTATTAGTAAGTGATCCTGAGCTGTTGAAACAAATGGGAGACAAATCAAGAGAACTATTTATTGAAAAATACACTTTAGAACGTTACATAAATGCACTAAATATGTCATTTAAAGAATTAATTAAATTATAG
- a CDS encoding NAD-dependent epimerase/dehydratase family protein → MKILITGGNGFIGTNLVEALREYQKGSDVFIIDIDSPKIELQKNELWYNIDILNYPELLSKFIEVKPDVVVHMAAVTDCDPRLVMQDYLTNTKGSENVFNAADQSNPNCFVVNVSTQYVNQSDVVPTADDEYAPHTVYGESKIIAENTLRNGNYSFNWVTVRPTNIWGKWHLRYPHEFWKVVKQGKYFHPGSKKVQRSYGYVGNVCIQIIKLIENAQSPKVSKKFLYVGDRPLYLYDWANSFSKAITGKPARVVPSFMVYTLAVVGSGLQKINVKFPITLSRYKNMISENPAPMEPTFKVTGESRYSVDEGVEITTKWLKGFWEKNGIV, encoded by the coding sequence ATGAAAATATTAATTACGGGTGGAAACGGATTTATAGGAACGAACTTAGTTGAAGCACTAAGGGAATATCAAAAAGGAAGCGACGTGTTTATTATCGATATTGATTCGCCTAAGATAGAATTACAAAAAAACGAGTTGTGGTATAATATTGATATCTTAAACTATCCCGAATTGTTGTCGAAATTTATTGAAGTTAAGCCCGATGTTGTAGTACATATGGCTGCTGTAACCGATTGCGATCCGCGATTGGTTATGCAGGATTATCTTACAAATACTAAAGGTTCGGAGAATGTATTTAACGCTGCCGATCAAAGTAATCCTAATTGTTTTGTAGTTAATGTTTCAACACAATACGTAAATCAATCGGATGTTGTTCCAACTGCTGACGATGAATATGCTCCGCATACTGTTTATGGTGAATCAAAAATTATAGCTGAAAATACGCTTCGGAATGGCAATTATTCATTCAATTGGGTAACCGTACGACCTACAAATATCTGGGGGAAATGGCATTTGCGTTATCCGCATGAATTTTGGAAAGTGGTGAAACAAGGTAAATATTTTCACCCAGGGAGTAAGAAGGTGCAAAGATCATACGGGTATGTTGGAAACGTCTGTATTCAGATAATTAAATTGATTGAAAATGCTCAGAGTCCGAAAGTTTCGAAGAAATTTCTTTACGTTGGTGACAGACCTTTATACTTATATGACTGGGCAAACAGTTTTTCCAAAGCTATTACCGGGAAGCCTGCCAGAGTTGTCCCATCTTTTATGGTTTATACACTTGCCGTAGTCGGAAGCGGTTTGCAAAAAATTAATGTAAAATTCCCAATAACGCTTTCCCGATATAAGAACATGATTTCTGAAAACCCGGCACCTATGGAGCCAACTTTCAAAGTTACGGGTGAGTCAAGATATTCAGTTGATGAAGGGGTAGAAATTACCACAAAATGGCTGAAGGGCTTTTGGGAAAAAAACGGGATCGTATAA
- a CDS encoding right-handed parallel beta-helix repeat-containing protein, whose amino-acid sequence MKLTVRFFCFLLFFFILLSGHLNAQQKIYISLTGSDNNDGSISKPFATINKAKSAVRAITQNGLNTNVQVILRGGVYEVTNTLNFGPQDGGNENYSVTYMAYPGEKVIISGGEKLTGPWKKEGANIWVYKTGAPKSDKAVPRSLYVDDTRLVRAHSPVYYTQEQLPEFRNSYKSGVFDDKSFPRLTVDSITAFSGFTYSGNDLDNMQNDIGSAEIILYESWDTSVHDIYKIDPSKKTVLLKSPAHFPVGFFSKRTRYIVENVKSFLNAPGTWCYDKQSGYLYYYGNTKDNPNNMSFYMPVLSKMMLIKGNSNNFVTNLNFVGIDFRYTNSEWGVTTLTPAKQQSNLAHYPWLDFSTGFTSPQGAFTSGQAIFTQYAKNCSFENCRFFGLDNYALRIGEYSANNTVDNCVITSCGSGGVMIGIDNNDPVGQHLNPASSPSRNVVTNTKIYNCGLLHRTADAIAVVQANHTLIAHNLIYNMPYTGIAVGWNFKSQDNFTSYNLIEYNHIHDVMQQLADGGGIYTLGKQVGCVYRCNYIYNISRSNDAVGSFNNGIFFDESSSLMKVDSNVIYNVKNATIRFNHSDVSQISIGTNYFEKVNSNKQLQNAIFQKVLK is encoded by the coding sequence ATGAAACTAACAGTTAGATTTTTCTGCTTTTTGTTATTTTTCTTTATCTTACTTTCCGGTCATCTCAATGCTCAGCAAAAAATTTATATTTCGCTTACAGGATCTGATAACAATGATGGCTCAATATCAAAGCCCTTTGCTACCATAAATAAAGCCAAGAGCGCGGTACGGGCCATTACTCAAAATGGATTGAACACCAATGTACAAGTTATTTTAAGAGGCGGCGTTTATGAAGTAACCAATACGCTCAATTTCGGCCCGCAGGACGGGGGTAATGAAAACTATAGTGTTACCTACATGGCATATCCCGGAGAAAAAGTTATCATAAGCGGAGGTGAAAAATTGACAGGCCCCTGGAAAAAAGAGGGTGCTAATATCTGGGTATATAAAACAGGGGCACCAAAATCAGATAAAGCCGTCCCCCGGTCGTTATATGTCGATGATACCCGGTTGGTAAGGGCGCATTCGCCCGTATATTATACACAGGAACAATTACCTGAATTCAGGAACAGCTATAAATCCGGCGTATTTGATGACAAGTCCTTCCCCCGTTTGACAGTTGATTCGATAACGGCATTTTCCGGCTTTACCTACAGCGGCAATGATTTGGACAATATGCAAAACGATATCGGCTCGGCAGAAATTATTTTGTATGAAAGCTGGGATACCTCTGTGCATGACATATATAAGATTGATCCTTCAAAAAAAACAGTATTACTTAAGAGCCCGGCACACTTCCCGGTAGGCTTTTTCAGCAAACGCACGCGATATATAGTTGAAAATGTAAAGTCATTTTTAAATGCTCCGGGTACATGGTGTTACGATAAACAATCGGGATATCTATACTATTATGGCAATACAAAAGACAATCCTAATAATATGTCGTTCTATATGCCGGTGCTGAGTAAGATGATGTTAATAAAAGGCAATAGCAATAATTTTGTAACTAATCTAAACTTCGTCGGGATAGATTTTAGGTACACAAATTCTGAATGGGGCGTTACCACATTAACTCCGGCTAAGCAGCAATCCAATTTGGCCCATTACCCATGGCTTGATTTTTCAACGGGCTTTACATCGCCCCAGGGCGCTTTTACGAGCGGACAAGCCATATTCACCCAATATGCTAAAAATTGCTCTTTTGAGAATTGCAGGTTTTTTGGTCTGGACAATTATGCATTAAGAATAGGTGAGTATTCAGCTAACAATACGGTAGATAACTGTGTAATCACTTCATGTGGCAGCGGAGGTGTAATGATAGGTATTGATAATAATGATCCCGTAGGGCAGCATCTTAACCCCGCATCGTCTCCATCAAGAAATGTAGTTACGAACACTAAAATCTACAATTGCGGATTATTGCATCGTACAGCCGACGCGATAGCTGTAGTGCAAGCAAATCATACTTTAATAGCTCATAATTTAATTTATAATATGCCCTATACCGGCATAGCTGTGGGCTGGAACTTTAAATCGCAGGATAACTTTACATCTTACAACCTTATTGAATACAATCACATTCATGATGTGATGCAACAACTGGCCGATGGCGGCGGTATTTACACACTTGGTAAACAAGTTGGTTGTGTTTATCGCTGTAATTATATTTACAATATTTCACGTAGCAATGATGCTGTCGGCTCGTTTAATAATGGGATATTTTTTGACGAGAGCTCATCTTTAATGAAGGTTGACAGCAATGTTATTTACAATGTCAAAAATGCTACCATCCGCTTCAATCACTCAGATGTGTCGCAAATATCCATAGGAACAAACTATTTTGAAAAAGTAAATTCGAATAAACAGCTTCAGAATGCTATATTTCAAAAAGTACTAAAGTAA
- a CDS encoding Gfo/Idh/MocA family protein, which produces MQRIVFIGCGQIAHFHADVLTSLGCKIVGVAAKEDNDRLLAFKIKYQINKSFMSWNDMVAECDFDAIWVVASWPAIDEMILDLIKTGKNIFVEKPVALSSEKIKKAIELQKEYGTKIQIGYNRRFYKFIPYLRERIIKGKIRSVIVEVPETTGGKSDFLLKNLWLQNSSHVVDLVYHLVGKFDLVFADSQSKVTHEKDTFYSLFQAKGDSYRFQVNIISVWNSPSNFSIKIYMEDELIELKPLEVLKIYQGFEIRDPTPELPIRQYLPKVKESQHWGSSEDKFKPGFYDQARYFLGMIPESGYSPSLLEDALYVTETIESFL; this is translated from the coding sequence ATGCAAAGAATTGTTTTTATAGGTTGTGGTCAGATTGCTCATTTTCACGCAGATGTTTTAACGAGTTTAGGTTGTAAAATTGTAGGTGTAGCCGCCAAAGAAGATAACGACAGATTATTAGCATTTAAAATAAAATATCAGATAAATAAGTCATTTATGTCATGGAATGACATGGTGGCTGAATGTGATTTTGATGCAATATGGGTTGTTGCCAGCTGGCCTGCAATTGACGAAATGATACTTGATCTGATAAAGACCGGGAAAAATATTTTCGTTGAAAAACCAGTTGCTTTATCATCTGAAAAAATAAAAAAAGCGATAGAACTGCAAAAAGAATACGGTACCAAAATACAAATTGGGTACAACAGGCGTTTTTATAAATTTATACCTTACCTGCGTGAGCGAATTATTAAAGGAAAAATCCGCTCGGTTATTGTGGAAGTGCCTGAGACTACCGGCGGAAAAAGCGATTTCCTGCTGAAAAACCTCTGGCTGCAAAACTCATCGCATGTGGTAGATCTTGTTTACCATCTGGTCGGAAAATTCGATCTTGTTTTTGCCGATTCACAGTCAAAGGTCACACACGAAAAAGATACATTTTACTCTTTATTCCAGGCAAAAGGAGATAGTTACCGCTTTCAGGTAAACATTATATCTGTATGGAATTCGCCATCTAATTTCTCCATAAAAATATACATGGAAGATGAGTTGATAGAACTAAAACCGCTGGAAGTTTTAAAGATATATCAAGGTTTCGAAATACGTGATCCTACTCCGGAGTTGCCCATTCGTCAATACTTGCCAAAAGTAAAAGAAAGCCAACATTGGGGCAGCAGCGAGGATAAATTTAAGCCTGGTTTTTATGACCAAGCAAGATATTTTCTTGGTATGATTCCGGAGTCTGGATATTCGCCATCACTTTTGGAAGATGCACTTTACGTAACGGAAACTATAGAGTCTTTTTTATAG
- a CDS encoding glycosyltransferase family 2 protein, which translates to MKSKDIAILLTCHNRKDTTLECLKTAYASVKKSQVKVDIYLTDDGSTDGTSEAVASQYPDVNIIKGDGNLFWGRGMISSWKEAAKYDYDFYMWLNDDSTLLEDAIDKLLKDSALFNYQSIIAGVCKAGDSDAISYSGYLLKDKKKLLPQGKPVICDFFNGNIVLIPKSVFLKVGFLDEVFHHPGGDIDYGLRAKKYGINSYISSDVVGVCETNDVLLKWCNPKVPFKERLKNFNSPLCFKPRQVYIFERRHTSLHMALFRSGIIYIRLVFPKLWILMGKAKRY; encoded by the coding sequence GTGAAAAGCAAAGACATAGCAATTCTTTTAACCTGTCATAACAGGAAAGATACCACACTCGAGTGCCTGAAAACCGCTTATGCTTCTGTTAAAAAAAGCCAGGTAAAGGTAGATATCTATTTAACTGATGACGGATCTACAGATGGGACTTCTGAAGCCGTAGCCTCACAATACCCGGATGTTAATATTATTAAAGGTGATGGTAATTTATTTTGGGGACGGGGCATGATAAGTTCATGGAAAGAAGCTGCAAAATACGACTATGACTTTTATATGTGGTTAAATGATGATTCGACCCTATTAGAAGATGCAATAGACAAATTATTGAAGGATTCCGCGCTCTTTAACTACCAATCGATAATTGCCGGCGTTTGCAAAGCCGGCGATTCAGATGCTATCTCCTATAGTGGCTATTTATTAAAGGACAAAAAGAAATTGCTACCACAAGGGAAACCTGTAATTTGCGATTTTTTTAATGGCAACATTGTTTTAATACCTAAGAGTGTTTTTTTGAAAGTAGGTTTTTTAGACGAGGTTTTTCACCACCCAGGTGGCGACATAGATTATGGATTGAGAGCAAAAAAGTATGGAATTAATTCCTACATATCGTCAGATGTAGTTGGAGTTTGCGAAACTAATGACGTTTTACTTAAATGGTGTAATCCCAAAGTTCCGTTCAAAGAAAGACTTAAAAACTTTAATTCACCCCTTTGTTTTAAACCCCGGCAGGTATATATATTTGAAAGACGACATACCTCGTTACATATGGCTTTATTCAGATCGGGGATTATATATATCAGGTTAGTATTCCCCAAACTATGGATACTAATGGGTAAAGCCAAACGGTATTGA
- a CDS encoding lipopolysaccharide biosynthesis protein has translation MASLLKNTAIYGLGNMAQKGLSFLLVFMFTHYLTPSDIGIINTLQVFSVIYVFFLSFGLERSLYRLYHDYKDVQDRRNFLGTINIGIVIISTIVISITFLLKDAISALLPGVAFYPLIILGMCDAFFTTITIVPKILFQVEGKPFKFLFLTLGQAVFGVTCTCVALYMGYRSAAAVFGAGILSYIFFFPFDLTAIIKNVNFKFDTKVFTTTLKYSLPMLPSLLSSWVINMSDRFFINHFYNLTQVGLYSVVYKIGQVVQLFSTAVLMSYNPIFFEMANKPNPDHEKIQKLHNDNILLQLFMCFIVAFISNDFIKISLTESYLKVAYIVPIVAFGYFFIQMNGLQNLSFHQSKKIIALMFISVFAAVTNIILNYFLIKYYGIDGAAYSTVITQLIYFAIIYKISLRYYVLRINFKIIALYYVGMAALVFIFFKYVSPGWLGLTLKLAIIVIIFYLMFYKQVIGLVTKFKERKQVSAL, from the coding sequence ATGGCTTCACTATTAAAAAATACAGCTATATATGGCCTCGGGAACATGGCCCAAAAAGGGCTCAGCTTTTTACTTGTATTTATGTTTACCCATTATCTTACCCCGTCAGATATTGGTATCATTAATACACTTCAGGTGTTCTCTGTAATTTATGTATTTTTCCTTTCGTTTGGCCTTGAACGATCATTATACCGTTTGTATCATGATTACAAAGACGTACAGGACCGCCGGAATTTTTTAGGCACAATTAATATCGGTATTGTCATAATTTCAACGATTGTTATTTCAATAACCTTTTTGCTAAAGGATGCAATTTCGGCCTTGCTTCCCGGCGTGGCTTTTTACCCACTTATTATTCTGGGTATGTGCGATGCCTTCTTTACAACCATTACGATAGTGCCCAAGATACTTTTTCAGGTTGAAGGAAAGCCGTTTAAGTTTTTATTTCTTACACTTGGCCAGGCTGTGTTTGGAGTGACGTGTACTTGTGTGGCATTGTACATGGGGTATAGGTCAGCTGCTGCAGTTTTTGGTGCGGGTATATTATCTTATATCTTTTTTTTTCCGTTTGACTTAACTGCAATCATAAAGAATGTAAACTTTAAATTCGATACTAAAGTATTTACAACTACGCTTAAATATTCGCTGCCGATGTTACCATCATTGTTGTCAAGTTGGGTTATTAATATGAGCGATAGGTTTTTTATAAACCATTTTTATAATCTCACCCAGGTTGGTTTGTATTCGGTAGTATACAAGATTGGGCAAGTGGTACAGCTATTTTCTACCGCGGTACTTATGTCATATAACCCCATCTTTTTTGAGATGGCTAATAAGCCCAACCCGGATCATGAAAAAATACAAAAGCTCCATAACGATAATATCCTACTGCAGCTGTTTATGTGCTTTATCGTGGCATTTATCAGTAACGACTTTATAAAGATATCTCTTACGGAATCTTACCTAAAAGTAGCGTACATAGTTCCTATAGTCGCGTTCGGATATTTTTTTATCCAGATGAACGGATTGCAGAACCTGTCATTCCATCAAAGCAAAAAGATAATTGCACTGATGTTCATCAGTGTTTTTGCAGCTGTAACCAATATCATATTAAACTATTTTCTGATTAAATATTATGGTATTGATGGAGCGGCTTATTCTACAGTGATCACGCAGCTAATATATTTTGCTATCATTTATAAGATATCACTCAGATACTATGTGCTCCGTATAAACTTTAAAATAATAGCTTTATATTATGTTGGGATGGCAGCATTGGTATTTATATTTTTCAAATATGTTTCTCCCGGATGGCTTGGGCTCACTTTAAAATTGGCAATAATTGTCATAATATTTTACCTGATGTTTTACAAACAGGTAATTGGCTTAGTCACTAAATTTAAGGAGCGTAAACAAGTAAGCGCACTGTAA